DNA sequence from the Deltaproteobacteria bacterium genome:
GAATTTGGCTTTTGTGGTGTGCGTTTTTCACCGTGGACCTGTATCCCGGGGGCAATCCGCTCCTACCATAGCATAAGAAATGAAATTAAAGAGCAGCGCAGATTGTCAATGCGGTCTTGCATAGTCGCTTGCAGCGGTCTATGTCGGCTCTGACGAACCGACAAATCGCCGTGGAATGTCAACTTCACAAAAAGGAGAGGCTGCAATGAAACCACGTCCAGGTGATGAATACACGCATATCAGTTCTGTTGAATGGCAACCGTTTCCAGGGGAATTTTCGACCGGAGGGATTCGGTGGAAGTTATTACATGTGTCGCCAGAAGTTGGTGCGTGGACGGCAATCTATGACTGTCCAAAGGGATCCTCATTTGCAAGCCACATTCACATTGGCCCAGGTGAATACTTGTTGACCAAAGGAAAAATGGAAGTACGCGGTGGCGGCGAAAAAGGTGGAGCGACTGCGCATGCGGTTGGCTATGGGTACGAGGCTTGTAATGCACGCCATGATCGCACCCATTTCCCGGAGGATAGCGAGTTCTATATGACGTTTCTGGGGCCGTTGCAATTTATCGATAAGGAAGGAAATACGCTGGCTGTCGTGGGGTGGGAACAAGCGCAAGCGTTATGGGCGCAGCAAACAGGACAAAAATAACGCATGAGTATTGCTTATATCACTCTCCGCGCCCATGGGTAGATTGCTACCGAAGACAAGGGGCGTTAAGCCCTTTGCCTCTGGTAAGGGAACAGTCGCAGCGAAGTACACAAAAGATTTAGAGAATCTACCCAGAAGAAGTGATGCGCTTTTTACGAGGGGCCATTGCATAATTTTTCGCCTCCTCTATATTTCCGCCCGGCAGGGATCTTGGGGGTTTTCACAGTTATGATTTTTCTTCTGTCGCAATTTTTAGCACCGCTAATAAAAGAGCGACGTGTCTCATCGATTGGATAGAAGAAAGAAAAGACAAGTTGCTGATTTCACATAGAAAACATTTCTCTGTCATTTGGGAACGGCGTAAACAGCGAAATGGAAGATTTGTGAATCAGTGTGTGAGAAGCGAAAGTTGCTCTAGAACTAAATAACCGTTCGTGTAGTTTTGCTTCTAGTCAGTCCGCAATCGCAGCAAATGCTTTTCTCATAAAGTAGAGGGAGTTGGAGAAGGCGCTTCGATGGCTCAAATTTTTCCTCAAAAGACAAACATCTTATCTAAGGTCAGTATAGTTGTTGGTGGCCTCCTTGCCGCAGGAGGGTTAGCGTTGGTCATGGGGTTGGCTCGGTCACCCTATGTCAACATGGTCGGGGTCTCTCGCGAACAACCTGTCCCCTTCAGCCATAAACATCATGTCAACGGACTCGGGATAGATTGCCGTTATTGTCACACTTCAGTTGAAGATACGGCTTTCGGTGGTATCCCTGCAGTTAAGACCTGTATGACATGTCATTCGCAGATCTGGACTGAAGCGCCAATACTTGAACCGATCCGCGCCAGTTATAGGACAGATAAAGCGATCGAATGGCTCCGCGTCCACGACTTACCCGATTTTGTCTACTTCAATCACAGCATTCACGTCCGCAAGGGAGTAGGTTGTGAAACCTGCCATGGCCGCGTCGATCAGATGCCGCTGATGATGAAGGTGAATTCGCTGGATATGGAGTGGTGCATTCAATGTCACAAGCAGCCTGAGAAGTTTATCCGCCCACGTGAAGCCGTTTTCCAGATGGGATGGAAGCCAGAAGGTGACCAGCTTGCGCTGGGAGAAAAACTGATTGGCGACCATCATATCGATAAAGCCAAAATGCTTAACTGTTCGATTTGCCACCGATGACGACAACACACCCGCAAAAAACTCCACTCGACTTGGCTGCGATTCGTAACCGCCTCTCTGAGAATCGTGGGCCACAGTACTGGCGAAGTCTTGAGGAACTCGCCAATACTGACGAATTTCAGGAACTCCTCCATAAGGAATTCCCGCGACATGCGCCTTGGCTAGATACGCTCAGCCGTCGAAATTTTCTCCAGTTTATGGGCGCGTCGTTGGCACTGGCCGGGCTTAGTGCCTGTACGCGGCAACCAGACGAGACAATCGTCCCTTACTCTAAGCCGCCTGAAAACGTCATTCCTGGGCATCCCCAGTACTTTGCTACAGCCGTACTGCTGAACGGTGTGGCAACTGGTGTGCTCGTCGAAAGCCACACCGGTCGGCCGACAAAGATCGAAGGGAATCCCCTACATCCTGGAAGCCTCGGCAGCACGGACGCTTTTACGCAAGCGGCGGTACTTGATCTTTACGACCCTGATCGCAGTCAGGTTGTTACCAATGCACGCCGTATTAGCTCGTGGGACGTATTCACTGCTGCGGTTCAATCTCCGCTTGATAGTCAAAAAGCGCAAGGTGGAGCCGGGCTCTGCATATTGACGGAAACGGTTACCTCTCCAACGCTTGCTTCTCAACTACAGGCATTGCTGAAAGAGTATCCGCAGGCTCGCTGGCATCAATATGAACCTGCAGGTCGAGATGCTGTACGTGCTGGTGCACGTCTTGCCTTTGGTGAAGATGTCGACCCAGTCTACCATGTTGATAAAGCGAATGTGATTCTCTCGTTGGATGCTGACCTCCTCTTCTCGCTGCCAGGCAATGTCCGCTATGCACGCGATTTTGCTGCCAAGCGCAGAGTGGAGGATCATAATGTCAACACGATGAACCGCCTGTATGTGGCGGAAAGTTCTCCTAACTTGACTGGTGGGATGGCCGACCACCGTGTGTCGTTACGGGCCAGTGAAGTAGAGGCATTTGCTCGTGCGGTTGCAGCTGAACTCGGGGTTGCCAATGTTCAGTCTGGTCAATGGGCAGACGCTGAGAAGTACAAGAAATGGATCGCAGCTCTCGTCAGTGATTTGCAACAGCAGAAGGGCGCGAGTCTGGTTGTGGCTGGCGATTATCAGCCACCAGTCGTTCATGCTCTTGCGTATGCGATGAACGATGCGTTGGGTAATGTTGGAAAAACGGTGACCTATACTGGTCCACTGCAAAGTGAAGCAGCCGAATCGATGGCCTCTCTGCGTGAGCTGGCTGCGGACATGGAAGCTGGGAAAGTCGAAGTGCTTATCATTCTCGGCGGTAACCCGGTCTACTCCGCTCCGGCTGACGTACGCTTTGCTGAACTTCTCGATAAAGTTACTCTTCGCGTACACTGTAGCTTACATGCAGATGAGACGGCTGAGCGCTGTCATTGGCATATTCCTGAGGCGCATTCGCTCGAAGCTTGGAGCGACGCCCGTGCGTACGACGGTACGGTATCAATCGTTCAACCTTTGATTGCTCCGTTATACGGTGGAAAATCGTTCCATGAAGTTGTGGCGGCGTTGCTTGGCCAGCCGGGTGCGTCTGGTTACGAAATTGTACGCAACTACTGGAAAACGCAAAAAACAGAAGGTGATTTTGAACATTTCTGGCGCCATGCTCTCCATGACGGAGTTGTGGCAGACAGCGCACTCCCTGCAAAATCAGTATCGCTGAAGACCATTGACTGGTCATCCTCTAGCCATGCAAACGGAGCTGGAACTTCAGAAATTATCTTTCGTCCAGACCCGACTGTATGGGATGGGCGGTTTAGCAATAACGGTTGGTTACAAGAGTTGCCCAAGCCGTTGACCAAACTGACATGGGACAATGCGGCTATTATCAGCCCAGCAATGGCGCAACGCTTGCAGCTATCTGATAATCAAGTTGTCACACTCAGTTATGCTGAACGAACGGTTGAAGCGCCAATCTTGGTCAGACCTGGATACCCAGATGGGACGGTGACGGTCCACCTCGGGTATGGACGTACATACGCTGGTCGGGTGGGTGGAGGTATTGGTTTTAATGCCAATGCGTTACGCACCTCCGATGCGCCCTGGGTGGGGACTGGTGTCGAAATCACGAAAACCACCAAGACCTATCAACTTGTGGCCACACAAGAACATTACCTCATGGAGGGGCGTAATCTCGTTCGGGCTGGCACAATCGGTGAATATCATCACGAACCCAACTTCGTGAAAGAGATGGGCGAAGATCCTGCCCCGGACATGACGCTTTATCCACCGGTCCCATATGATGGGCGTAAATGGGGAATGACGATTGATTTGAGTTCCTGCATCGGCTGCAATGCCTGCACTATCGCCTGTCAAGCTGAAAACAACATCCCCGTGATCGGCAAGAAGCAAGTCGGCATCGGTCGCGAAATGCACTGGATTCGCGTTGATCGTTATTACACCGGGGATGAAAACAACCCTGATACCGTGCATCAACCCGTGCCTTGTATGCAGTGCGAGAATGCTCCGTGTGAGCCTGTCTGCCCAGTCGGGGCGACGGTGCACAGTTCGGAGGGGTTGAACGACATGGTGTATAATCGGTGTGTGGGCACTCGATATTGTTCAAACAACTGCCCATACAAAGTCCGTCGTTTCAACTTCTTCCTCTATCAAGATTGGGATACGCCATCGATCAAGATGCAACGGAACCCGAATGTGAGTGTCCGCAGCCGTGGCGTGATGGAAAAGTGCACGTATTGTGTGCAACGTATCAACGCCGCGCGAATTACGGCTGAAAAAGAAGATCGTCAGGTGCGTGATGGAGAAGTGGTCACTGCATGCCAAGCTGCATGTCCAGCCGAGGCAATAACTTTTGGTGACCTTAACGACCCCAATAGTCGTATCGCAAAGGCGAAGGCGTCGCCATTAAACTATGGACTCCTGACTGACTTAAATACCCGTCCGCGCACAACGTATTTAGCGCGACTCAAGAACCCAAATCCGGAGATTGAGAATGGCTAGTGTGGCTCGCCCCGCTCCGCAACCGATTGGAGAGAATCAGGTCCCTCCGATTATGGGACCGACGCTCACGTATCGGTCGATTACGGAAAAACTCAGCGATATCATCCTGTCCGGACATATTCCGACGAGTTGGTTTGTTGCCCTCGCCATCGCCCTGATGGGAGTCGGTTCACTTACCATCTCGGCTGTCGTGCTTCTCGTGGTTGGTACCGGAATTTGGGGAATCACAATCCCTATCGGCTGGGGGTTTGCGATTATCAACTTTGTCTGGTGGATCGGAATCGGTCACGCTGGAACACTCATCTCGGCTGTTCTCCATCTTCTTGGTCAGCAATGGCGAACATCGATCAACAGATTCGCTGAGGCCATGACCCTGGTTGCCGTGCTGTGTGCTGGTATGTTTCCGCTGCTTCACACTGGTCGGCCCTGGTTAGCGGCTTATTGGTTGTTCCCCTATCCGAACACGATGAATGTGTGGCCACAATTCCGTAGCCCACTGATCTGGGACGTGTTTGCGGTGAGCACGTACCTGACTGTTTCCTTACTTTTCTGGTACGTCGGTCTGGTTCCTGACCTTGCAGCAATGCGCGACCGCGCTAAGACGAAAGTTGGACAGACCATTTATGGGATGCTGGCAATGGGATGGCGCGGATCTGCTTTACACTGGCAGCGCTACGAAATTGCTTACTTGCTGCTTGCTGGACTTTCGACTCCTCTGGTTGTGTCGGTCCACTCGATCGTGAGTTTCGACTTCGCGGTGTCAGTCATTCCTGGCTGGCATACAACGATTTTTCCTCCCTACTTCGTCGCTGGTGCTGTGTACGCCGGGTTCGCAATGGTGTTCACCTTAGGCATTCCGTTGCGTTCTGTGTATAAGCTGGAAGATTTCATTACCCTACGCCATCTGGACAATATGGCGAAAGTTATGTTGGCAACCGGCCTTTTCGTCTCTTACGGTTATGCGATGGAAGCATTCATCAGCTTGGTGTATGCAGCCAACCCGCATGAATACGCGATGATGATGAACCGTATGTTCGGCCCATATGGCTGGTCTTATTGGATGCTGGTTCTGACCAACATCGTCATTCCTCAGTTATTGTGGTTCCGTAAGGTGCGCCATAATGTATGGCTGCTCTTCTTGGTCTCCATGTCGATCAACGTCGGTATGTGGCTTGAACGGTTTGTGATCGTCGTTACCAGCTTGCATCGAGACTTCCTCCCTTCATCTTGGGGTATGTATTATCCCACGATATGGGACTTTGGTATCTTTATTGGCACCATGGGATTTTTCCTCATGATGATGCTCTTGTTTGTTCGCGCCTTGCCAGCGATTTCTATCGCGGAAATGCGCTTGTTGTTGTTCGAGCGCAAGCATCATGGCAAGCAGCACGGAAAAGCACACACAGAGGAGGCAGCGGTATGAGTTCTGCACACGCAGAGAAAAAGCCCTCACTCTATGGGCTGATGGCTGAATTCGAGTCAGCAGAAGAGCTTAAGGCTGCCGCCCACAAGGCCAAAGACGCTGGCTATACGAAAATGGATGGTTATTCGCCATTCCCAATTGAAGAACTTGATGTGGCGCTTGGATTCAAACCATCATGGCTCCCAGCTTTTGTACTTATTGGTGGATTGACTGGAATTGCCGCGGGGTATGGTCTGCAATACTGGGTTTCAGTGATTGATTATCCGCTTATGGTCGGTGGTAAGCCCTACCATAGCTGGCCGGCGTTCGTTCCAGTGACATACGAACTGATGATCTTATTCGCCTCGTTTGCAGCGGTGCTCTCTATGTTCGCTCTCAACGGGTTACCGATGCCGTATCATCCGGTCTTTAATGTCGATCGGTTTAATATGGCGTCAAACGATCGCTTCTTCCTGTGTATCGAAGCGGCTGATCCACAATTTGATATCGATAAAACAAAAAGTTTCCTTGAGCAGTGTCATCCAACGTATATTTCAGAAGTCGAACCATAGCACTATGGCATCACGTATCATACACAAGACCGGACTCTTCGGGCTGGTGCTGAGCAGTTTCCTCATTGCTACGGGCTGTCGGCAAGACATGCACGACCAGCCACGATTTGAACCTCTCGAAGCGAACAACTTTTTTTCTGATGGGCGTGCAGCTCGACCCCTCGTCACCGGAGTTGTTGCCCGGGGGACGTTGCAAGAAGATGCGCACTTATTCACTGGTCGCGTGAATGACGAGTTTGTCACCACATTTCCATTCACGATTACACAAGATGTTATCGTGCGTGGCCAGGAGCGTTACAACATCTTCTGCTCTCCGTGTCACGGTGCATTGGGAGATGGTGAAGGGGCGATTGTTCAGCGCGGGTTGAAGCATCCGCCATCCTATCATATCGATCGCTTGCGAGAGGCTCCGGTTGGTTATTATTTCAATGTTATCACCAACGGTTTTGGCGCGATGTTTGACTATGCAGATCGTGTTTCGGTTCGTGATCGTTGGGCGATCATTGCGTACATTCGTGCATTACAACTGAGCCAGAACGCAAAAATTGACGATGTCCCAGCAGAAGCTCGACAGCAACTAGACGGAACGCACTAATGAACATTTCTGAAACCTTACGAGCAAAAATTGCTCGCCATCAGAAGCTCGCTACGGGTGTTGCGGTCGCCGGCGCACTCGCCTGTATTGTTGCGGCGATGACCAACCCAACCGTCTTCTATCGAGGCTATCTCCTCGGATTTATGTACTGGATGAATATCACGCTCGGCTGTCTTGGCCTCGTGATGCTTCATAACCTGGTTGGTGGCGATTGGGGCCACGCCAGTCGGCGGTTCCTTGAAGCTGGAATGCGCACCCTGCCGTTAATGGCACTACTCTTTATTCTATTGATTCCGGGAATCCCGTATCTGTATGAGTGGGCGACTGAACACGCAGCTCATGATCACATCCTTCAGCAGAAAGCCTTCTATCTTAATACTCAGGCATTTCTTCTGCGAGCTGTACTGTACTTTGGTTTCTGGTTCCTGTGGATGTGGATGCTTCACAAACGGTCACAAGAGTTCGAGAAGACACCTAACCTCGATATTGTGAAGAAGGCGGAGAATATCAGTGGACCAGGAGCAGTCCTGTTCTTCTTGATCACCACTGGCGCCTCCTATGATTGGGTGATGTCCATCGAACCTCATTGGTACTCTAGCATCTACGGTGCGTTCTTTGTCGTGTGTCAAGGGTTAGTGACCTTGGCTTTCGCCATTGTCATGACGAAATGGTTTTCCAATTACGAACCGTTCGACGAACTAACTGTGCCGAAGCGTTTTCATGACCTAGGCAAATTGATGCACGGTTTCATTGTTCTCTGGACGTATGCGGCGTTCTCTCAATTCTTGATCATTTGGTCAGCAAACTTACCCGAAGAAATTCCCTGGTATCTGCATCGCATCCGGAATGGGTGGCAAGTTGTTGCTCTTGGCCTCATGATCTTCCATTTCTTCGTGCCGTTTTTCATTCTTCTGTCACAGAAGCTGAAACGTAAAAAGAATCTTCTGGTAAAAGTTGCCGTATACATGCTGTTCATGCGTTTCGTCGATCTCTACTGGCAAATTATTCCGGCTTTTCCCAACGATGGAGAGATCCATTCACTGCATCTCCACTTGTCCTATCTTATCCCTGTCATTGCTATCGGCGGTGCGTGGTTAGCAGCGTTCTTCTGGCTCTTGCAATCGCGATCGCTTCTACCGCTCCCAGACAACTCGTATGAAGCGGTTACTGGCGAGTTAGAACACGCCTAAAGGTTATTGTCTATGGAATCGCACACAGCGAAACATAATTCATCAGAACATCCCCCTACTGGTCTCTTGCACGAGATCAGCACGGTACAAGTAAAGCCAGTGCTTCTTTTTGCAGTTATCCTCGCGGTGACCGCTATAGCAACGTTTGCGACTGTCAAGATTTTGCTCGACTACATGAACTTTAATTTTACTCGCACCGACGCCCCATTGTCCCCATTGGCTAGCCCTGAACAAATTCCTCCAACACCGCATCTTCAGGTTTCATCAGGACAAGACCTAAAAGAGCTGCACGCTCGTGAGCAAGGTGTTCTCACGCAGTATCGTTGGGTAAACAAAGACACTGGTGTTGTTGGTATTCCTATCGATCGAGCAATCGAGCTATTATCACAACGGGGCTTGCCAGCACGGGAAGAAGCAAAATCGGCGCAGTAAATAAGGTCATGGAAAAGCACTACGCACCCTGTCCAAGCAGAAGAGGCCCATCGTACTGTGGGATCGCAGTGCGATCTCATTACCTATGGTCTATTTTCCTCGCTATATGCGTTTCGTTGTCCTCTCTTACTACTCCTGTCCGTGCTCAGCTCGCTGCTTACAACCAAGACGCTACATACGGCAAGCCAGCTTCAGAAAATCCGTTTGCCAATATCGGACTTGATCAACGCTTAAACACACAAATTCCTTTGAATTTGCAATTTCGGGATCAAAATGGAAAAGCGGTGCAACTGGAAGAATACTTTGGCGAAAAGCCGGTCATCCTTTCCTTTGCTTATTACGATTGCCCCATGCTGTGCACCCTCGTTATTAATGGCCTCATTCGCACTCTACGCACGATGTCACTTTCTGCGGGTACTGATTTCAACATCGTGACTATCAGTATCAATCATAGAGATACAACAGCAGCGGCTGCGTTAAAAAGACAAACCTCCTTACAAAGTTACAGCCGCAAAGGGGCGGAAAACGGCTGGAGTTTCCTCACAGGTGATGAAGCCACGATACAGCAGATAACCCAGGCTGTGGGTTTCCGCTATGCTTACGATGAGCAATCCAAACAGTATCAACATCCCAGTGGCATAATGGTGTTGACGCCAGACGGAAA
Encoded proteins:
- a CDS encoding acetylacetone-cleaving protein; the protein is MKPRPGDEYTHISSVEWQPFPGEFSTGGIRWKLLHVSPEVGAWTAIYDCPKGSSFASHIHIGPGEYLLTKGKMEVRGGGEKGGATAHAVGYGYEACNARHDRTHFPEDSEFYMTFLGPLQFIDKEGNTLAVVGWEQAQALWAQQTGQK
- a CDS encoding cytochrome c3 family protein codes for the protein MAQIFPQKTNILSKVSIVVGGLLAAGGLALVMGLARSPYVNMVGVSREQPVPFSHKHHVNGLGIDCRYCHTSVEDTAFGGIPAVKTCMTCHSQIWTEAPILEPIRASYRTDKAIEWLRVHDLPDFVYFNHSIHVRKGVGCETCHGRVDQMPLMMKVNSLDMEWCIQCHKQPEKFIRPREAVFQMGWKPEGDQLALGEKLIGDHHIDKAKMLNCSICHR
- a CDS encoding 4Fe-4S dicluster domain-containing protein is translated as MTTTHPQKTPLDLAAIRNRLSENRGPQYWRSLEELANTDEFQELLHKEFPRHAPWLDTLSRRNFLQFMGASLALAGLSACTRQPDETIVPYSKPPENVIPGHPQYFATAVLLNGVATGVLVESHTGRPTKIEGNPLHPGSLGSTDAFTQAAVLDLYDPDRSQVVTNARRISSWDVFTAAVQSPLDSQKAQGGAGLCILTETVTSPTLASQLQALLKEYPQARWHQYEPAGRDAVRAGARLAFGEDVDPVYHVDKANVILSLDADLLFSLPGNVRYARDFAAKRRVEDHNVNTMNRLYVAESSPNLTGGMADHRVSLRASEVEAFARAVAAELGVANVQSGQWADAEKYKKWIAALVSDLQQQKGASLVVAGDYQPPVVHALAYAMNDALGNVGKTVTYTGPLQSEAAESMASLRELAADMEAGKVEVLIILGGNPVYSAPADVRFAELLDKVTLRVHCSLHADETAERCHWHIPEAHSLEAWSDARAYDGTVSIVQPLIAPLYGGKSFHEVVAALLGQPGASGYEIVRNYWKTQKTEGDFEHFWRHALHDGVVADSALPAKSVSLKTIDWSSSSHANGAGTSEIIFRPDPTVWDGRFSNNGWLQELPKPLTKLTWDNAAIISPAMAQRLQLSDNQVVTLSYAERTVEAPILVRPGYPDGTVTVHLGYGRTYAGRVGGGIGFNANALRTSDAPWVGTGVEITKTTKTYQLVATQEHYLMEGRNLVRAGTIGEYHHEPNFVKEMGEDPAPDMTLYPPVPYDGRKWGMTIDLSSCIGCNACTIACQAENNIPVIGKKQVGIGREMHWIRVDRYYTGDENNPDTVHQPVPCMQCENAPCEPVCPVGATVHSSEGLNDMVYNRCVGTRYCSNNCPYKVRRFNFFLYQDWDTPSIKMQRNPNVSVRSRGVMEKCTYCVQRINAARITAEKEDRQVRDGEVVTACQAACPAEAITFGDLNDPNSRIAKAKASPLNYGLLTDLNTRPRTTYLARLKNPNPEIENG
- a CDS encoding hydrogenase — translated: MASVARPAPQPIGENQVPPIMGPTLTYRSITEKLSDIILSGHIPTSWFVALAIALMGVGSLTISAVVLLVVGTGIWGITIPIGWGFAIINFVWWIGIGHAGTLISAVLHLLGQQWRTSINRFAEAMTLVAVLCAGMFPLLHTGRPWLAAYWLFPYPNTMNVWPQFRSPLIWDVFAVSTYLTVSLLFWYVGLVPDLAAMRDRAKTKVGQTIYGMLAMGWRGSALHWQRYEIAYLLLAGLSTPLVVSVHSIVSFDFAVSVIPGWHTTIFPPYFVAGAVYAGFAMVFTLGIPLRSVYKLEDFITLRHLDNMAKVMLATGLFVSYGYAMEAFISLVYAANPHEYAMMMNRMFGPYGWSYWMLVLTNIVIPQLLWFRKVRHNVWLLFLVSMSINVGMWLERFVIVVTSLHRDFLPSSWGMYYPTIWDFGIFIGTMGFFLMMMLLFVRALPAISIAEMRLLLFERKHHGKQHGKAHTEEAAV
- a CDS encoding DUF3341 domain-containing protein, whose amino-acid sequence is MSSAHAEKKPSLYGLMAEFESAEELKAAAHKAKDAGYTKMDGYSPFPIEELDVALGFKPSWLPAFVLIGGLTGIAAGYGLQYWVSVIDYPLMVGGKPYHSWPAFVPVTYELMILFASFAAVLSMFALNGLPMPYHPVFNVDRFNMASNDRFFLCIEAADPQFDIDKTKSFLEQCHPTYISEVEP
- a CDS encoding cytochrome c, which codes for MASRIIHKTGLFGLVLSSFLIATGCRQDMHDQPRFEPLEANNFFSDGRAARPLVTGVVARGTLQEDAHLFTGRVNDEFVTTFPFTITQDVIVRGQERYNIFCSPCHGALGDGEGAIVQRGLKHPPSYHIDRLREAPVGYYFNVITNGFGAMFDYADRVSVRDRWAIIAYIRALQLSQNAKIDDVPAEARQQLDGTH
- a CDS encoding SCO family protein, yielding MEKHYAPCPSRRGPSYCGIAVRSHYLWSIFLAICVSLSSLTTPVRAQLAAYNQDATYGKPASENPFANIGLDQRLNTQIPLNLQFRDQNGKAVQLEEYFGEKPVILSFAYYDCPMLCTLVINGLIRTLRTMSLSAGTDFNIVTISINHRDTTAAAALKRQTSLQSYSRKGAENGWSFLTGDEATIQQITQAVGFRYAYDEQSKQYQHPSGIMVLTPDGKLSRYFYGVEYAPRDVRLGLVEASAGKIGSPVDQVLLLCFHYDPTTGKYGLVITRALQLSGLMTVLVLGSFMLISLRRDRREPLTSDNAKPLMPKKSNV